A region of Corynebacterium glucuronolyticum DSM 44120 DNA encodes the following proteins:
- a CDS encoding VIT1/CCC1 transporter family protein encodes MGEEQSIAAKLNWLRAGVLGANDGIISTAGVVMGVAATGAALGEIATAGMAAVTAGAVSMALGEYVSVSAQRDTERAMIAQHAEEVRETPHDLKADIVSTLQKRGLHPETARVAADELAAGDLLHAHLMVHHNVDSTELTNPWIAAFSSAVSFLLGSVFPLVAVVLAPAGWRGGITLVSTVLALMVTGGISAALSEGSATRSVVRLIVGGALAMSITYGLGYLFGEVAL; translated from the coding sequence ATGGGTGAAGAACAATCAATTGCCGCCAAGCTGAACTGGCTGCGCGCCGGGGTGCTTGGCGCGAACGACGGCATCATCTCCACAGCCGGCGTCGTCATGGGCGTCGCCGCCACCGGCGCTGCCCTCGGTGAGATCGCCACCGCCGGAATGGCAGCCGTAACCGCAGGTGCCGTGTCTATGGCTCTCGGTGAGTATGTGTCCGTGTCCGCCCAGCGCGACACCGAGCGCGCCATGATCGCCCAACACGCGGAGGAAGTCCGCGAGACCCCGCACGATCTGAAGGCGGACATCGTGTCGACGTTGCAGAAGCGTGGCCTCCACCCGGAGACCGCACGCGTGGCGGCGGATGAGCTTGCTGCGGGGGATCTTTTGCACGCGCATCTCATGGTGCACCACAATGTTGATTCCACGGAGCTCACCAACCCCTGGATTGCGGCATTCAGTTCTGCAGTATCGTTCCTGCTTGGCAGCGTATTCCCCTTGGTGGCGGTGGTGCTTGCTCCAGCCGGCTGGCGCGGCGGCATCACCCTTGTGTCCACCGTCCTTGCCCTCATGGTGACGGGTGGGATTTCGGCGGCGTTGTCGGAGGGGTCGGCGACGCGGTCGGTTGTGCGCCTCATTGTGGGGGGTGCGTTGGCGATGTCTATTACCTACGGACTGGGTTATCTCTTTGGTGAGGTGGCCTTGTAG
- the purF gene encoding amidophosphoribosyltransferase, translating into MVSNNPILDDQAHDECGVFGVWAPGEDVAKITYYGLFALQHRGQEAAGIAVGDGEQVVVFKDLGLVSQVFDEQSLQALQGHLAIGHTRYSTAGGVKWENSQPIFRTTPADTDVALAHNGNLINHLQLMKLARERGVVPADGYPSDSEVTCALLADGATSDTTVLQSALDLLPTLEGAFCLVFTDGHNIYAARDRNGVRPLCLGRLDRGWVVSSETCALDIVGASFVREIDPGELVVINDSGVSSMRFVEPERKGCIFEYVYLARPDSDLRGRSVNTTRVEIGRRLAKEAPADGDLVIPVPDSGTPAAVGYAQGSGLPYGTGLVKNAYVGRTFIQPTQMLRQLGIRLKLNPLKDQIRGKRLVVVDDSIVRGNTQRALIRMLREAGAAEVHVRIASPPVKWPCFYGIDFASPGELIANAVDSSRPEQMVEAVCQAIGADSLAYISVDAMVEATEQDATTMCCACFDGDYPLGLPEGNNNADLVRAMKAGTYPLPLVGSDYDSAH; encoded by the coding sequence GTGGTATCGAATAACCCAATTCTCGACGATCAGGCCCACGACGAATGCGGTGTCTTCGGCGTGTGGGCTCCGGGCGAGGATGTAGCAAAAATTACGTACTATGGTTTGTTCGCCCTCCAGCACCGTGGCCAGGAAGCTGCCGGTATTGCTGTGGGGGATGGTGAGCAGGTCGTCGTTTTCAAAGACTTGGGCCTGGTCAGCCAGGTTTTCGATGAACAGTCTTTGCAGGCTCTCCAGGGGCATTTGGCGATTGGCCATACCCGTTACTCCACGGCGGGGGGTGTGAAGTGGGAGAATTCGCAGCCGATTTTCCGCACAACGCCGGCGGATACGGATGTTGCCCTTGCCCATAACGGCAATCTGATTAACCATTTGCAGCTCATGAAGCTGGCCCGCGAGAGGGGGGTTGTTCCTGCGGACGGTTACCCCTCGGACTCTGAGGTCACCTGTGCTTTGCTTGCCGACGGTGCCACCTCCGACACCACCGTCCTCCAGTCCGCTTTGGACTTATTACCCACGCTAGAGGGCGCATTCTGCTTGGTGTTTACGGATGGTCACAACATCTACGCCGCCCGCGACCGCAACGGCGTGCGTCCGCTGTGCCTTGGCCGCCTGGATCGCGGCTGGGTTGTCTCTTCGGAGACGTGTGCTTTGGATATCGTTGGTGCGTCGTTTGTGCGCGAGATCGATCCGGGCGAGTTGGTGGTGATTAACGATTCCGGTGTGTCGTCGATGCGTTTTGTGGAGCCGGAGCGTAAGGGCTGCATCTTCGAGTACGTGTACCTGGCGCGTCCGGACTCTGACCTGCGGGGACGGTCGGTTAATACGACACGCGTGGAAATTGGGCGTCGACTAGCAAAAGAAGCCCCAGCAGACGGTGACCTTGTCATTCCCGTCCCGGATTCCGGAACGCCCGCGGCCGTCGGCTATGCGCAAGGTTCGGGGCTACCGTACGGGACCGGCCTGGTGAAAAACGCCTATGTGGGGCGGACGTTTATTCAACCGACGCAGATGCTGCGACAGTTGGGTATCCGGTTGAAGCTGAATCCGTTGAAGGATCAGATTCGGGGCAAGCGTCTGGTTGTTGTCGACGATTCGATTGTGCGGGGAAACACCCAGCGTGCGCTCATTAGAATGCTCCGTGAGGCGGGGGCCGCCGAAGTCCACGTCCGCATCGCCAGCCCGCCGGTGAAATGGCCCTGCTTCTACGGCATCGATTTCGCGTCGCCGGGTGAGCTCATCGCTAATGCGGTGGATTCATCGCGGCCGGAGCAGATGGTGGAGGCCGTGTGCCAGGCCATCGGCGCGGATTCCCTGGCCTACATTTCAGTGGACGCGATGGTGGAGGCGACGGAGCAGGATGCGACCACGATGTGCTGCGCATGCTTTGATGGCGATTACCCGCTTGGCCTGCCGGAAGGAAATAATAATGCCGATTTGGTGCGTGCGATGAAGGCCGGTACGTACCCACTGCCGCTCGTTGGCAGTGACTACGATTCAGCCCACTAA
- the ygfZ gene encoding CAF17-like 4Fe-4S cluster assembly/insertion protein YgfZ — translation MSTYASPLLSAHGAQPAPADHLAPHTAGVPWHYGNPFGEQRAPLSLVDRSNRVILSVTGDDREAFLTNLLSKIIAPGATMALDLDANGRIQHEMDVAVTEDEVFLIVSPHEAETLRDHLVAMIFWSKVEITVSPLQLVTVFGKHTPLDAAFARMIPGTPLRTDYGVRDVEAAADAILQQNGQLAGLMSFEAYRIARGEPDHPVDCDEKTIPHEVGLWLAEAVDLDKGCYRGQETVARVENLGRAPRALVVTLLDGSVPQLPAPQTPVTLAGRTVGTLGSVVHHHELGPIALATIKASALQRSGEFMAGDCAMSVDKHSLPRPSSGAGRDAINQLRGDKPRA, via the coding sequence ATGTCTACTTACGCTTCGCCACTGCTTTCCGCGCACGGCGCGCAACCCGCGCCCGCCGACCACCTCGCCCCGCACACCGCCGGCGTCCCCTGGCACTACGGCAACCCCTTCGGCGAGCAACGCGCCCCCCTCTCGCTTGTCGACCGCTCCAACCGCGTCATCCTCTCCGTCACCGGCGACGACCGCGAAGCCTTCCTCACCAACCTCCTCAGCAAAATCATCGCCCCCGGGGCCACCATGGCGCTCGATCTCGACGCCAACGGCCGCATCCAGCACGAAATGGACGTGGCCGTCACGGAGGACGAGGTGTTCCTCATCGTCTCCCCCCACGAAGCGGAAACACTGCGTGACCACCTGGTTGCCATGATTTTCTGGTCCAAGGTAGAGATCACCGTTTCCCCGCTACAGCTCGTCACCGTCTTCGGCAAGCACACCCCGCTCGACGCCGCCTTCGCCCGCATGATCCCCGGCACCCCGCTGCGTACCGACTACGGTGTGCGCGATGTGGAGGCCGCAGCCGACGCAATTCTGCAACAAAACGGCCAGCTCGCGGGCCTGATGTCCTTTGAGGCCTACCGCATTGCCCGGGGCGAACCCGACCACCCCGTCGACTGCGACGAGAAGACCATCCCCCACGAGGTGGGCCTGTGGCTCGCCGAGGCCGTCGACCTGGACAAGGGCTGCTACCGCGGCCAGGAAACCGTCGCCAGGGTGGAGAACCTGGGTCGCGCACCCCGGGCGCTCGTCGTCACGCTTCTCGACGGCTCCGTCCCCCAGCTTCCCGCCCCCCAAACTCCCGTCACACTCGCAGGTCGCACGGTAGGAACGCTGGGTAGTGTGGTGCACCACCACGAACTCGGTCCCATCGCGCTGGCCACGATCAAGGCGAGCGCACTCCAACGCTCGGGCGAGTTTATGGCAGGGGACTGTGCGATGAGCGTCGACAAGCACAGCCTGCCGCGCCCATCATCGGGAGCCGGAAGAGACGCGATCAACCAGCTACGCGGGGACAAACCCCGAGCCTAG
- a CDS encoding HNH endonuclease signature motif containing protein codes for MKRINKIVSAFQGPELLREVWRARKTHPDLAREWSRLYGLSEEMVREWEHAAKNWGRFSDPEVLAEAEKLSVAKLVLISKAMNNVAKEEREGLRARLVSIAGGVTWQELKARAAQLAKEMRQPSTSSSVTVSKVADGQGMKHAHVRLKPPVMEKFIARMKQLSVAPPGADESVVLGSGLEQLIDAASSGLPDVSGSFERTLGPAFILAIPGTKYIGDGKYATTDGEIIIGKEAAQTRLSPYGWVVIYDGTNHIGECYELENDRFASLMLRQAITIDQIFCAHPGCTQLASHFEMHHTISYKDGGKTNAVEIIGTCVNHNRQNDDDPDKVKNGRHIRDDNGHAGWIPPEGGATLYNQLPATDYSGNAIARRILNAENGDEQEKQFQNGGEPKLKE; via the coding sequence ATGAAGCGAATAAACAAGATTGTATCTGCATTTCAGGGTCCGGAACTTCTCCGTGAGGTGTGGCGGGCCCGCAAGACTCATCCGGATTTGGCCCGCGAGTGGTCCCGCCTGTACGGGCTGTCTGAGGAGATGGTGCGCGAGTGGGAGCATGCAGCGAAGAATTGGGGTCGGTTTTCTGACCCGGAGGTGCTGGCTGAGGCGGAGAAGCTCTCCGTGGCGAAGTTGGTGTTGATCTCTAAGGCGATGAATAACGTGGCGAAGGAGGAGCGTGAGGGGTTGCGCGCCCGGTTGGTATCGATTGCGGGTGGTGTGACCTGGCAGGAGCTGAAGGCGAGGGCGGCGCAACTGGCGAAGGAGATGCGGCAGCCGTCGACAAGCTCCTCGGTGACGGTGTCGAAGGTGGCCGACGGGCAGGGCATGAAGCACGCCCACGTGCGGTTGAAACCGCCGGTCATGGAGAAGTTCATCGCCCGCATGAAGCAGCTCAGCGTGGCGCCGCCGGGTGCGGACGAGTCGGTGGTGTTGGGTTCCGGTTTGGAGCAGCTTATCGACGCCGCGTCGTCCGGTCTCCCCGATGTTTCCGGTTCCTTCGAGCGGACGCTGGGGCCTGCCTTTATTCTGGCGATTCCCGGCACGAAGTACATCGGCGACGGCAAGTATGCGACAACTGACGGGGAGATCATCATCGGAAAGGAGGCAGCCCAAACCCGGCTGTCCCCATATGGCTGGGTCGTTATCTACGACGGCACGAACCATATCGGGGAGTGCTACGAGTTGGAAAACGACCGGTTTGCCTCCCTGATGCTGCGCCAAGCGATCACCATTGATCAGATCTTCTGCGCGCACCCGGGATGCACCCAACTGGCCTCCCATTTCGAGATGCACCACACCATTTCCTACAAGGACGGCGGCAAGACGAACGCAGTCGAGATCATCGGCACGTGTGTGAACCACAACCGGCAAAACGACGACGATCCTGACAAGGTGAAAAACGGCCGCCACATCCGTGACGACAACGGCCACGCTGGCTGGATTCCCCCGGAGGGCGGCGCAACCCTATACAACCAGCTGCCTGCCACCGACTACTCCGGCAACGCCATCGCCCGCCGGATCCTTAACGCAGAAAACGGGGATGAACAGGAGAAACAATTTCAAAATGGGGGAGAACCTAAACTGAAGGAATGA
- a CDS encoding sterol carrier family protein: MTESSLDNARAALERVRSYAEHPDTTPKPERKLLKEAVKLSVGEIGVRAPGHSVELRVPPYAAVQCIEGPRHTRGTPPNVVEMSPLVWLRCALGLQTFADGLATGEISASGNRAAEVGMHLPI; this comes from the coding sequence ATGACCGAGTCATCCCTTGACAACGCACGCGCCGCCCTCGAACGGGTCCGCTCCTACGCCGAGCACCCCGACACCACCCCCAAACCCGAGCGGAAACTCCTCAAGGAGGCCGTAAAGCTCTCGGTGGGGGAGATCGGTGTCCGCGCCCCCGGCCACTCCGTGGAACTGCGGGTGCCCCCATATGCCGCCGTGCAGTGCATCGAGGGACCCCGTCACACGCGGGGCACACCGCCCAACGTGGTGGAGATGTCTCCCCTGGTGTGGCTGCGGTGTGCCCTTGGCCTGCAAACCTTTGCCGACGGCCTCGCCACGGGGGAGATTTCCGCCTCCGGCAACCGGGCCGCTGAAGTAGGTATGCATCTCCCAATTTAG
- a CDS encoding DUF3073 domain-containing protein — MGRGRAKAKQTKVARRLKYNSPEMDLESLQRELSGQIDDKRREEEDDPYAAWIDYDPDEDK; from the coding sequence ATGGGTCGCGGCCGTGCCAAGGCTAAGCAAACGAAAGTCGCACGTCGGCTGAAGTACAACTCACCGGAAATGGACTTGGAATCGCTCCAGCGCGAACTGTCAGGACAAATCGATGATAAGCGCCGTGAGGAGGAGGACGATCCATACGCTGCATGGATTGACTACGATCCCGACGAGGACAAATAA
- the purM gene encoding phosphoribosylformylglycinamidine cyclo-ligase has translation MTMTDNTYAAAGVDIEAGDKAVELFAPHAKRASRPEVRGGLGGFAGLFALGKYKKPLLAAGSDGVGTKLVIAQKLGIHNTIGIDLVAMCVDDLVVCGAEPLFLQDYIAIGKVVPEHVAQIVEGIAEGCVRAGCALLGGETAEHPGVMPEDEYDISATAVGVVEEDEVLGPQRVRGGDVVIGMASSGLHSNGYSLARYVLLEQAQLPLDTHIDELGRTLGEELLEPTRIYALDCLELINECEIHTFCHVTGGGLAGNLARVIPDGLIARLSRGTWKPSQVFRYIQSVGKVERSEMEKTFNMGVGMVAVVPAAEKERVLAILAARHVDAWELGTVEESAGADRVVLEGEYAE, from the coding sequence ATGACCATGACTGACAACACGTATGCCGCCGCCGGCGTTGATATCGAGGCTGGGGATAAGGCTGTGGAACTGTTCGCGCCGCACGCCAAGAGGGCGTCTCGGCCGGAGGTGCGCGGGGGGCTGGGTGGTTTCGCCGGTCTGTTCGCGCTGGGGAAGTACAAGAAGCCGCTGCTTGCCGCAGGTTCTGACGGTGTGGGAACGAAGCTGGTGATTGCCCAGAAGCTGGGGATCCACAACACGATCGGCATTGACCTTGTCGCCATGTGCGTGGATGACTTGGTGGTGTGCGGTGCGGAGCCACTGTTCCTGCAGGATTACATCGCTATCGGCAAGGTTGTGCCGGAGCATGTCGCCCAGATTGTGGAGGGCATTGCCGAGGGCTGTGTCCGAGCAGGGTGTGCCCTCCTCGGCGGTGAGACGGCGGAGCACCCCGGTGTGATGCCGGAGGACGAGTACGACATCTCGGCAACAGCCGTCGGTGTCGTGGAGGAGGACGAGGTGCTGGGGCCGCAGCGTGTCCGCGGGGGCGATGTGGTCATCGGTATGGCCTCCTCTGGCCTGCACTCCAACGGGTACTCCCTGGCCCGCTACGTGCTCTTGGAGCAGGCTCAGCTGCCGCTCGATACGCACATCGACGAGCTTGGTCGCACGCTCGGTGAGGAACTTCTCGAGCCGACGCGCATCTACGCCCTCGACTGCCTGGAGCTCATTAACGAGTGCGAGATCCACACCTTCTGTCACGTCACCGGTGGCGGTCTGGCGGGCAACCTGGCGCGCGTCATCCCCGACGGTCTCATCGCCCGGCTGTCTCGCGGAACGTGGAAGCCGTCGCAGGTCTTCCGCTATATCCAGTCGGTGGGGAAGGTGGAGCGCTCCGAGATGGAGAAAACTTTCAACATGGGCGTCGGCATGGTCGCCGTTGTGCCTGCTGCGGAGAAGGAGCGCGTCCTGGCGATACTTGCCGCCCGCCACGTGGATGCGTGGGAGTTGGGCACGGTGGAGGAGTCTGCCGGTGCTGATCGCGTTGTGCTTGAGGGTGAGTACGCGGAATAG